GGGATGTTCTGATCGCCTACGGTCGGGGTGAAACAGGCGATCTGTCAGCACATTTCGGCCACGCAGCAGCGCGATGGCTCGACCTGCTGCACCAGGGGCCCGGATTCGTGCGGTTACGCGGCTTTCCCATCGAGGAACTCGCCGAAGGCCAGGTTGAGCGCGCCTACCTGGGCCTCGGATCGCTCCTGGGCCGTCCGGTCGGTCAAGATCGGCATGCGAACCTGCTTACTCACATCCGTGACGAACAGATCGCCGTGGAACCGGGCGTGCGCAAGTACCGCACCAACCTGCGCCAGGACTTCCATAGCGATGGCTCGGACCTGGTCGCGCTGCTGTGCCTGCATCCTGCGAAAAGTGGCGGTGAATCCAAGATCGTCAGTGCGCACGCCATCTACAACGAGATGTTGCGCCGTGCTCCGCACTTGGTCGAGGTCATGTACCAGCCGATGCCGTGGGATCGCAACAACGAACAACGCGACGGCGAATCGCCATTCTTTGAGCTTGCCCCCATCGCCGACATCGACGGCACGCCGCGAGTCTTCTTCATCGCCTGGTACATCCGCGACTCTCAGCGCCACCCCGATGCGCCCCGGCTCACCGCCGCGCAAGGTGCGGCGCTGG
The nucleotide sequence above comes from Mycobacteroides saopaulense. Encoded proteins:
- a CDS encoding TauD/TfdA family dioxygenase: MDSARPSVWTPRDFPDESAWSFSLDDADRDVLIAYGRGETGDLSAHFGHAAARWLDLLHQGPGFVRLRGFPIEELAEGQVERAYLGLGSLLGRPVGQDRHANLLTHIRDEQIAVEPGVRKYRTNLRQDFHSDGSDLVALLCLHPAKSGGESKIVSAHAIYNEMLRRAPHLVEVMYQPMPWDRNNEQRDGESPFFELAPIADIDGTPRVFFIAWYIRDSQRHPDAPRLTAAQGAALELAENIANERAFHIEMQFAPGDVQILNNTTVLHSREEYSDHDDPALRRHLLRLWLTTERAATHEILRAGIPKQSG